In Microtus ochrogaster isolate Prairie Vole_2 unplaced genomic scaffold, MicOch1.0 UNK74, whole genome shotgun sequence, the following proteins share a genomic window:
- the Cd3eap gene encoding DNA-directed RNA polymerase I subunit RPA34 has product MAGTPASGATRFSCPPNFTAVSPDSDPPRFSLEALTFPDTEVWLIQAPADFTPQCLNGRRVPLSGSKTVKGKLDGKRCRYRVLTSSPQAGETTLLASSTEAGGRLTCAPAPHGSIRIMEGLQEYLISRVPLQPIPTSLPPQIPAGLRPRFSAFGGSPPVTGLGSIMPLRSPSSGKRKKKRKVAEASDIQETVNGHGAMEVDTASSGLEMRKKKKRKHQVGEVEMLEAETVESMAEMTEPMGLPLPSASSSKKRKSKSTGAEMFQRKEELEHMESVAETEPPDGTILSPTKKRKRQKEAEGMEAVEAIVAGSQLQITVEPQEEAIPLSPTKKRRKEKRQNLVMESDMGLPRVTTEPELSEHGLQAEAAPVSPKKTKKKKKEKWLGETLALEAEVSEAVLAANFEPQVAPAPSKKKEKGQVIDPPSEMADPRESEEPEAGAIQGSTKKKKKKKHQESGV; this is encoded by the exons ATGGCGGGCACCCCGGCCTCTG GCGCTACTCGGTTCTCCTGCCCCCCCAATTTTACAGCAGTATCTCCAGACTCGGATCCCCCTCGTTTCTCCTTGGAGGCGCTGACGTTTCCAGATACAGAAGTGTGGCTTATCCAAGCCCCTGCAGACTTCACCCCACAGTG cCTCAATGGGCGGCGTGTGCCTCTCTCTGGCTCGAAGACTGTTAAGGGCAAACTGGATGGCAAGAGGTGCCGATACCGGGTCCTTACCAGCAGCCCTCAGGCTGGAGAAACCACCTTGCTGGCATCGtcaacagaggcaggaggaagactcACTTGCGCCCCGGCCCCCCATGGGAGCATAAGGATCATGGAGGGTCTTCAAGAATATCTTATCTCTCGGGTCCCCCTGCAGCCCATTCCTACAAGCCTTCCACCTCAGATCCCTGCCGGCCTGCGGCCTCGGTTCTCTGCCTTTGGAGGCAGCCCTCCGGTCACAGGGCTGGGGTCAATCATGCCTCTGAGGTCACCCtcttcagggaagaggaaaaagaagaggaaggttGCAGAGGCCTCAGATATTCAAGAGACAGTCAACGGGCATGGGGCTATGGAGGTGGACACAGCCTCGAGTGGCctagaaatgaggaagaagaagaaaaggaagcatcaGGTGGGCGAGGTAGAGATGttggaggctgagacagtagAGTCCATGGCAGAGATGACGGAGCCCATGGGACTGCCATTGCCATCTGCCAGCAGCAGcaagaagaggaagagcaagTCCACGGGAGCAGAGATGTTCCAGCGAAAAGAGGAGCTGGAACACATGGAATCTGTGGCGGAAACAGAGCCTCCTGATGGGACCATCCTGTCCCCcaccaagaagagaaagaggcagaaggaggctgAAGGGATGGAAGCAGTGGAGGCCATTGTGGCTGGCTCTCAGCTACAGATCACTGTGGAACCCCAGGAGGAAGCCATCCCACTGTCCCCcacaaagaagaggagaaaagaaaagaggcagaatttGGTGATGGAGTCAGATATGGGGCTCCCCAGAGTGACCACAGAGCCTGAACTTTCCGAACATGGGCTTCAGGCTGAGGCAGCTCCTGTGTCTCCCAAGAagaccaagaagaagaaaaaggaaaagtggcTGGGCGAGACGCTGGCCTTGGAGGCAGAGGTGTCAGAAGCTGTGCTTGCAGCTAACTTTGAGCCCCAGGTGGCTCCAGCACccagcaagaagaaagagaaaggacaggtgaTAGATCCCCCGTCTGAGATGGCTGACCCAAGAGAATCCGAGGAACCTGAGGCTGGAGCAATTCAAGGAtccacaaagaagaagaagaagaagaagcatcaGGAAAGTGGGGTGTAA
- the Ercc1 gene encoding DNA excision repair protein ERCC-1, translating to MDTGKDEESLPQSSGPPTKKKFVIPLEEDEIPPAGVKPLFRSSRNPSTTANSAQVAPQTYAQYAIAQPPGGAGATGYTGSEPVKGENPSQTLKTGTKSNSILVSPRQRGNPVLKFVRNVPWEFSEVTPDYVLGQSTCALFLSLRYHNLHPDYIHERLQSLGKTFALRVLLVQVDVKDPQQALKQLAKMCILADCTLVLAWSAEEAGRYLETYKAYEQKPADLLMEKLEQNFLSRATECLTTVKSVNKTDSQTLLATFGSLEQLFTASREDLALCPGLGPQKARRLFDVLHEPFLKAPR from the exons ATGGACACTGGGAAGGACGAGGAAAGTCTGCCGCAGTCTTCGGGGCCGCCCACCAAGAAGAAGTTTGTTATCCCACTGGAGGAAGACGAGATCCCTCCTGCAGGG GTCAAGCCCTTATTCAGATCATCCCGGAACCCCAGCACTACAGCAAACTCAGCCCAAGTAGCTCCTCAGACATACGCCCAGTATGCCATTGCCCAACCTCCAGGAGGGGCTGGGGCCACAGGGTACACAGGCTCTGAAcctgtgaaaggagagaaccccAGCCAGACCCtgaaaacaggaaccaaatccaatAGCATCCTGGTGAGCCCGCGGCAG AGGGGCAACCCTGTATTGAAGTTTGTGCGCAACGTTCCCTGGGAATTCAGCGAGGTGACCCCTGACTATGTGCTGGGCCAGAGCACCTGCGCCCTCTTCCTCAG CCTCCGCTACCACAACCTCCATCCAGACTACATCCATGAACGGCTGCAGAGCCTGGGGAAGACCTTTGCCCTGCGTGTGCTGCTGGTCCAAGTGGATGTG aaagACCCTCAGCAGGCCCTGAAGCAGCTGGCTAAAATGTGCATTTTAGCAGACTGCACCCTGGTCCTGGCCTGGAG CGCGGAGGAAGCAGGGCGGTACCTGGAGACCTACAAGGCATATGAGCAGAAGCCTGCTGACCTCCTCATGGAGAAGCTGGAGCAGAACTTCCTGTCCCGG GCTACAGAGTGTCTGACCACTGTGAAGTCAGTCAACAAGACCGACAGCCAGACCCTCCTGGCTACATTTGGA TCCCTTGAACAGCTCTTCACTGCCTCACGGGAAGATCTAGCCTTGTGCCCAGGCCTGGGCCCCCAGAAG GCTCGCAGGCTCTTTGACGTCCTCCATGAACCCTTCCTCAAAGCGCCCCGGTGA